A window of Pseudomonas denitrificans (nom. rej.) genomic DNA:
CATCCGACACTGGACGCTCGTTGCTGGATATCACCCACCGGCTGGATTACCCGGACCTGGCCCGCGATGCGTCGAGCAGCTTCGAGTCCCTGCGAACCATCGAGCGCGAAGTTTCCAGCCAGGATGAAAGGCGCTACCTGGTGCGGATGCTGCCGTACCGGACGACCGACAACATCATCGACGGTGCGGTGCTGACATTCATCGACGTCACTGAACGGCGCCTCGCTGAAGACAAGGCCCGGGAAAGCGAGGAGCGCCTGCGCCTCGCGGTGGAAAGCACTCAGGACTTCATCATTGTCACCCTGGACCGCAGCGGCAGCATCACTGGCTGGAACAAGGGCGCCGAACGCGCCTACGGCTACCGCGAGGCCGATGTGATAGGGCAGAGCCTGGATATCCTGCATAGCGAGGATGACCAGCGCTCCGGCGTGCTGCGCGAAGAACTGCGGGTGGCGCGGCAGGTGGGGAGGGTGGAGACCGATCGCTGGCACCTGCGAAAGGACGGCAGCACCTTCTTCTGCAGCAGCGTGACCACTGCGCTGCCCAATGGCGGCCCACATGGCTATGCCAAGATCGGCCGTGACGTGACCAGCAAAAAGCGCGCGGAAACGGAGCAGGAACACCGCCTGCAGCAGAACCAGGCGAAGATCCGTCTGCGCGATGAGTTCTTCGCGATGATGTCCCACGAACTCAAGCATCCGCTGAATATCATCCAGCTCAATGCCGAGCTGATTGCGCGCCTGTCTGCGGTGCGCTCGCATGCGGTGGCCTCGCGCGCCATCGAAGGCATCCAGAGCTCGGTACGCAGCCAGGCACGCATCATCGATGACCTGCTGGATCTGTCGCGGGTCAATACCGGCAAACTCAAGCTCAATCTGGCGCCGGTCATCCTGCAGAGTGTGATCGAGGAAGTGGTTGGCGCCTTGTCCGCGGAAGCTCATGAGAAGGACCTGCTGATCGATCTGCAGATGCCCGCGCGTGGCAATGACCCGCTGGTGGCCGAGGCGGACCCGGTACGTGTCGAACAGATCCTCTGGAATCTGCTGAGCAATGCGGTGAAGTTCACTCCCGCCAGCGGCCATATCCAGGTCGCCCTCGAGCAGGATGAGGGCATGTTGCGCATCCAGGTGCGGGACAATGGCCAAGGTATCCCGGTGGAAGATCTGCCACGCATATTCGAACTGTTCGGCCAGGCCAGCAATGAGCAGCAACGAAGTCACACACCGGGCCTTGGTATCGGCCTGGCACTGGTGCGCGAGCTGGTTGAAGCGCAGCAAGGGCGGATCGAAGCGTCGTCTGCAGGGCGAGGGCAGGGCGCACTATTCACGGTGTGGCTGCCGCTTTACCGTCAGTTCGACCTGCCGGTGGACACCTTGCAGGAGTCTACCGGCCCCTTTGCCGGAGCCCGTCTGCTACTGGTGGACGACTCACCGGATATCCGCCTGATCATGGAACAACTGCTTACGATCGAGGGCGCGGACGTGACGACCGCCGAGGATGGTCCGACAGCCTTGAGATGCCTGGAAGGCTCGTCCTTTGATCTGATCCTCTCGGATATCGGGATGCCTGGCATGGATGGATACGAGCTGATGCGCAGAGCCCGCCAATTGCCACAGCACGCCCAGACACCGTCTGTGGCGCTGACTGGCTATGGCGCTGCCGCGGATGCTGAGGATGCCCATGCCGCCGGCTTCAACTCGCATGTCAGCAAGCCGGTGTCATTGGAAAGGCTGCAGCAGGTCGCTCGGGAACTGGGAGTCAGCGGTACAACGGGGAAAACTTCCGAGTAGCGAGCGATCTGCGTGGCATGGCCGCTTTCGATTGCAAGGCGGCCACAGGTTTCCGCCCGCAGGCCGGGACAGGATAAGAGATGCGATTTGCCTCAGCAGGTGCTGCCGCGCCATCAACGACAAAGAACAGGCGCAGCTTCTGAAGAACCTCAGTCAGGAGTCGAGGCGCACCATGAGCGATGGATTACCTTGGACAACGGAAATCCAGTTTTCAGGAAAGACAGGCACCAGGGCAAACCAGCCAACCGGGGACTTTGATTCTGTGACACCCGACCCTGTGCGCTGCATATATAACTTCGCATAATGTATATTATGTTAAATTACATATCAGGTTCAGGCCGTTCTCCCCATGGCCATCGAGTTCTCTGAACTAAATCTCTAAAAAATCGTGCACTACAAATCTAAAATGGGAGCGCTCCTCCCGTTTTAGATCTTTAGTTCTGCAAGGCTGTAATCAGGGCTGCCGCTTGCCCTGGATGCACTGCAGTGCTCGCTGCGGCTCGTGGACGCCCCTGTCGTTGGGGGTAGCATGGTTCACGATGCGCGAAGTGTGTAGCGAGCTTTCGCTCCTGCAACCCGGCCCGGCCCGGCTTCGCGCTTGCCATGGCTTCTGCAATGGAGCGTACACATGACCTTGCCTAGTGAACGCACCAGATCCATTGTCCTTGCGCGCGAGCTGTTGACGCAGTTGGAGCAGGACCCTGCTCAACGGGAGGACGTGCGCTCGCTTGCTGAGCAAATCCTTCGGCACTACCCCAGTAAGGGAGAGGTTCTTTTACAGGGGATGATCGAGGAAAGCCGCCCCCGAAGCACTGGCCTATCACCCTTCCTCAGCTCTGTCTTGACTACCCATTCCCTGCGGACAAACGAAACGCTATGGGTTCGCCTGCGCAGGAGAGCTGCCCAGGCCTTGTTAACGTACTGATCCTGATAGTGACAACGGTGGCAACAATGAAACAGCCCCAGCCACTTTTTGACACCCTAAATGAGTTTCAGAAATTAGACTTTGACGCGTATGGCCTTGGCAATGAGCGGCTCGTTGTTAGAGAGTATCTAGAAGGTTTCCCGCCAATTTGCCAGGCTATTGAGGGTTATGTCGCGGTCCGCTCGTTTCTTCACGACTACTGCGAGTGCGACTCAACTTATTCGTCTTATAGAACTCATGCGGAGCGACTTTTATTGTGGTCATTACTGGTGGCTCACAAGCCATTATTACGCTTGCAAGGATATGATGCCGGTCACTTCATTAAATTCTGCACCAGCCCCCCATCAGAATGGATTGGACCAGTCTCGAGGTCTAGATTCTTAAGAGTCGGCGGTCGCGTGAGGCGCGATAGTGATATATTTGTCGTGAACGAGAGTTGGCGCCCTTTCAATGCAACCACTTCCAAAAAGGAAGCCAAGATTGCCTCGGAGCGCGGCAGTGCCCCGCCCTTGCCTATCTACAGGGCTGGCCAGGTAACACTTTCTCACTCTACTGCTGTCTGCGTCAGCTTTTACATGCACGCAATACGTAGCGAGCTGACAGAAGTAAACCCATTTTTATCGATAAAACGAGAGTTGCACTTGGCTCAGAGTGGGTCAAGGGATGGGTTGGACAGATCCATCACAAGTATGCAGTGGCTTTATATTGTGGAGACGGCCTGCCTTATGGCAAATAATGACCCGAATCACGAAAGGAGCCTCTTCATAATAGCCACAATATACTATTTAAATTTACATGTCGTAGATCTTGTTGGGCGAGGCGTTCACATCCCTGTCATGGGAGATATTTGTTGCGATCAGCATGGAGCCTGGTGGCTGCATCTCTATGGGAGCGAGGGGAGAGAGAGAAGGACGGCGCTTCACGAGTCTTATTTTAACAATTACCTAGCTCGATATCGTCGACACTTGCAGCTGCCTCCCCTGCCCTGTGCGGGTGAAACGACACCGTTAGTAGGAACGCTTAGGGGGCGCGCAGGCCTGTCAGACAGACATGTTCGCCTGCTGATTCAAGAGGTCCTAGATCGTACTGTTAATCGAATGTTGCTCGAAGGGTGGGCAGATGAAGAGGTCGATCGCTTACGTTCTGCATCTCTAGAATGGCTTCGTTCATCGACGCCCTCTGAATGGCGAGTTTAAGGGGGCTTGAATGGCTTCCAGATGGTCTGTCCCGAAACTGGTGGACAGGTAGTTAACAGTTACTGCTCGCATTTCGCCGCTCAAACTCCATCGGACTAAGATAGCCCAGCGTCGAGTGGCGGCGACGGTTATTGTAAAAGCGGATGTAGTCGAACAGGTCGGTTTTCGCCTCGTGGTAGCTGGCATAGCGCGTTAGGTAAACCCGCTCAGCCTTCAGCGAACGGAAGAAGCTCTCCATCGCGGCGTTGTCCCAGCAGTTCCCCGGACGTGAATGGCTGGGCACGATTCGATGTCGCCGAAGCAAGGCCTGGTAGTCGTACGCGCAGTATTGTATTGGCTGCCACGATCCGAGTGCAGCAGCACTTCTTCTTTCGGCTGTCGGCGTGCAACGGCCATCTCCAGAGCAGCATGCACCAGGGCCTGTTGCATCCGATGGTGCATCGCCCAACCGACGACAGCGCGTGAATAGAGATCGAGCACGACGGCCAGATACAGCCAGCCTTGGGCCGTCCGCACGTAGGTCATGTCCGAGACCCAGTGCCGATTGGCGCGATCCGAGGCGAACTGGCGATCCAGGTGGTTCGGGGCAATCGGCAGAGCATGACGACTGCTGGAAACCTGCCGCTAACGCTTGCGCGAACGAACACGCAGGTCGGCTTCGCGCATTAGTCGAGCGACTCGGTGTCGACCACACGCATGCCCCATGGCCGCCAACTCGGCCTTGATTCGGCGATGGCCATAGATCCCATTCACCTCGTGGTGGATGGTGCGGATCTCCTTGCTCAGACGCCGATTCGCCATCTCTCTCGCCGAGGGAGGCCGCTGCTGCCAGGCATAGAAACCGCTGCGGGATACCTGCAGCAGCCGGCACATCGGCGCTACGGGATAGCGACCGGCCAACGCCTCGATGGCGCGGAACTTCACTTCGTGGGCTGCGAGAAGATGGCGAGCGCCTTTTTTAAAACATCGCGCTCCATGGTGACCTGAGCCAGTTGCTGGCGTAGGCGACGCAGCTCCGCGCTCTCGCCCCGCTGCTTGCCATTGCCCGGAAAGGCATCGTCACCTTGCTGCTCGTACTGGCGCTTCCATTTGCCCAACAGGCTTTCGGCGATGCCCAGCGTCTCGGCGACATGACGAAGCGGCGTACCGGCAAGCACCTGGTCTACCGCCTCGCGTTTGAAGGATTCGGGAAAACGTCGTCTGGTCTGGGTCATGAACACTCCTTGCGGTGGACATTATCCACCTTAAGTCAGTGTCCACTCAGCCCGGGACAGACCACCTGAGAGGCTTACGGGACCATTGGCCGTACTCGTTGTCGGTGTACGGCCATCGGTACTCTGGATAGAGCACGCCTTCAGAAGCACGGCTGAAGTCTTCGCGCTATCGATCTGAGTGTGGCGCCACAGACCCGACGACCGGTTTCAGCTGATCAAGACAATCGGCCGGCGAGAACTGGAAGCTCTGCGCCTGCATCTCCTTGTCGAACAGCACCTTGTATTGGCATACCTGGTCAGCCAGGCCGGATCGCCGGAAGCGGAAGATGTAATCCCACTCGCGAACACCGAACAGTCCTTCCCTGAAATGCGGCGCACCGAGCAGCTCGTAAAGTTGTCCCTTGCTCATGCCCGGCTGGATCTTCGACAGATTTTCAAGATCCACGTAGCTGCCTTGTGGGCGGAAGGACTCGCTTACGGATGGGAACCTGGGTGCGGCGCTGTGGCCCTGATCGTCTACCTGGCTGAAGGTGCTGCAGGCGCCGAGTAGCAGGCCGGCGCAAGTCATGACCAGGGTGCGGACGGAGGCGGCATTGAAAGTATTCATGTTGATTTCCTGAGACAGGCCCGGCCGAAGCCGGGCTTGGAAGTGAAAACTCACCATTGGTAACCGACGCCGACCGATACCCCGACGTCGCCCTGGGTGGTGGTGCTGCCTTGCAGCTTGGTCACCCACTTGCCATTGTCGGAAATGCGCGAGACACCTACCGCCACCGCACCTTGGCCCCGATAGGTACCTGCGCCGGCTGCCGCCATGCTGGCCCCCGGGCTGTAGGGTTGCGGCAGGCTAGCCATGGCCATGGCTCCGGCGATGCCGGCGCTGAGGTCGTTGTCCAGCTCGTCGATATCCTTGCGCAGGCCACGTGCCACCGAGTCGGTGTAGGCGTTGGTGTTGTTGGTGATGTCACCGACACTCTTGTTTAACTGGGCAACGTTCACCGCATCGGTGTCAGCGCTGCCGGCGGCCACGTTGGTGATCTGCCGTTCCGCACCGGCGCTGCCCACCGAAACGCTGTTGTCGCGCTGGGCCACCGAATTGGCGCCGATGGCAACCGAGTTGCGTCCCTTGGCCTTGGCGTTGGAGCCAATGGCGGTACTGTTGTCAGCCACCGCTTCGGCGCCTGCGCCCCCGGCGACCGAATCGCTGCCGGTTGCCTTCGGCTTGGGCAGCCGGCTGGTGTTGTTCACCTGGAACATGCCGTCGGTGCCGTTCTGCACGTTGGTCACATCGCCTTCGACCTTGGTCACCCGGTTGTCGAGGTTGCTGACATTAGTGGTGACATTGGCGATCTCGGTGTTGACGTTGTGGATGGAGTCGTCGGTGTATTGCTTGGACTCCGCCACGGCGCCGTCGAGCTGACGCAGGTTGACGGCGTCAGTGGCCTCCTTGCCATCGGCGACGTTGCTGATCGTGCGGGTTTCACCCGTAGCAGCGTTGCCCACGGAGACGGTACCGACGCTGGCGTTGGCCGCGTTGGAGTACTTGCCGGTGTAGCTTTCCGCACCGCGGCCGTTGTCGCTGGCGCCCTGCCCCATGGCCACGCTGCCATCCGCCGTGGCGCTGGCACCGTCACCCATGGCGATGGAACCCTTGCCACTGGCCTGGGCATTCGGACCGATGGCGATGGAATCGGCACCACTGGCAACCGAGTCGGCCTTGGCCGAGTTGGCGTGGAAGTACTTGATGCCGCCGCCATTGTTGATGTTGGTGATGCTGCCCTCGATGGTGGTGACGCGACCGTCGATATTGGTGACCTGAGCGTTGGTCTCGTTGAGCTGGGACATGTTCACCGCGTCGCTGTCATCAACGCCGCGCGCCACGTTGGTGATCTTGGTGCCGCCGGTTCTGGTCACGCTGTTGTAGGGGCTGCCACCCATCGTCACGCTGTTGTAGTTGATGGTGCCATCGCCATTCAGGTCGTACTTGACCGACCCCTCGGTGGCCGCGCCGGAGACCTGTTTGAGCTGGGCAACGTTGACCGCATCGGTATCCTCTGCGCCGGCCGACAGACCGGTCACACGACGCCCGCCGACGTTGACTTCGCCAGTAGCGGTACCGCCCACCAGGTAGGCCTGGTTCCCAAGAGTGCTGCCGTCGGCAACGGAGCCCGCCCCCAGCGCGATGCTGCCGTCATGGCTGGCAACCGCTCCCATTCCGATGGCTACCGAGTCCACTCCCGAGGCCACCGAGTCGGTGCCGGTGGAGTTGGCGTGGAAGTATTTGGTGCCGGTGTTGTAGATGTTCTCGACGTGGTCACCGAGGTTGGTCACATCGCCTTGCAGCGTGGTGACATCACCCTCCACGTTGGTCACGCGGTTATCGATGTTGGCGACCTGGGTATTGGTCTCGTTGAGCTGAGACACATTCACCGCGTCGCTGTCGTTCACCCCATTGGCCAGGTTGGTGATGGTGGTGCCACCGATGTGCGTGCTGTTGTCATAGCTGTCGCCACCCAGGGTGATGCTGCTGTGGGTGCTGTTGTCGTACATCACCGCATCGGCCACCGAACTGGAAGTGATGGCTTTCAACTGGGCCACGTTGACAGCATCGGCGTCTTCCGCCCCCGCCGAGAGGCCGGTGATACGCCGCTCGCCGATGTTGACCTCGCCGCTCGCCTTGCCTCCCACAAGGTAAGCTTCGCTATCCAGGGTGCTGCCGTCGGCAATGGAACCGGCGCCCAGAGCGATGCTGCCGTCGTGGCTGGCAATCGCGCCCATGCCAATGGCCACTGAATCCACACCCGAGGCCATCGAATCGGTACCCGTGGAGTTGGCGTGGAAGTACTTGGTGCCGGTGTTGTAGATGTTCTCGACATGATCACCCAGGTTGGTCACATCGCTTTGCAACGTAGTGACGTCACCTTCCACGTTGGTCACGCGACCATCGAGGTTGGAGATGTTCGTGGTATTGGCGTCCACCTGCTGATTGGTCGCGAACAGCTGCGAACCATTGATCGCATCCGTGGAGGTGTCAGTGATCGCACCCGCCGCCACGTTGGTCAGCACTTGAGCGGCACCCGGCGCGTAGGCATCGCCACCGGCCGCAATCAGCGAAAGCTGGTCCGTACCCGTGCGCTGCACCGGGCCGGCCACCCCATTGTTGATGTTGTTGATGCTGTTGGTGACGTTGCTTATATCCGTGGTGTTCTGGTTCACCTGCTGGTTGGTCGCGTACAGCTGCGAGCCATTTACCGCGTCGGTACTGGTGTCACTCAGCTCGCCCGCGGCAACGTTGGTGATCCTCTGCGGATCAGCGGTGCCATGGCTGGCGTCGTAGGCTCCCAGGCTGCCGTTCCACTGCAGCGCATCCTGCTGCAGAGCGGTGATGTTGATGGTGTTCTGCGTTACACGACCATCAATGTTGGTGATCGCGTCGCCGACATTATTTATGGTCGTGCCATCCACGAAGTAGGTCGGAGCCGAGATCGAACCATCCGCGTTGACCGCAGAACCACCGCCCAACGCGTTGGCCGTGGAGCTGGCCAGGTCATGCAGTTGCGAGCCATTGATCGCGTCGGTGGAGACGGAGTTGATTGCCCCGTCCGCCACGTTGGTCAACACCTGCGCGACGCCCGGTGCCGAGGCATCGCCACCGGCCGCAATCAGCGAAAGCTGGTCCGTGCCCGTGCGCTGCACCGGACCAATTGTGCCGTTGTTGATGTTGGTGGTGACGTTGCTGATGTCGGTGGTGTTCTGATCCACCTGTTGGTTGGTCGCATTCAACTGAGAACCATTGATCGCGTCAGTGGATCCGGCGTTGACATCTCCTGGCGCCACGTTGGTGATCTTCAGACCGCCGGCGTCGACTCCAACGGTGGTCACGCTCGGGCCACCGACGATGGTCAGACCGTCGTTGCTGATGGTGGTATTGCCGGTGGTCACCGAGTCGAAAACAGCGTTGTCGGCTATCTGCAGTTGCAGGTTGCCGTTGGCATCCACTTCGGTCTTCAGGTTGGCACCCGAGTAAGAACCTGCAGTAGCGGCAGCGCCCTGGATAACGAACGCTTCGCCCAGTTTCTTATCCACTGAGCCGGTATTGCCGAGGAAGGTGATCGGAGTATTGGCCAGGTCGTTGAGTTGCGAGACGTTGACCGCATCGCTGTCCTTCACACCGTTGGCCACGTTGGTGATGGAGGTACCGCCGGAGTGGGTGCTGTTGTCGTAAGTGTCGCCGCCGAGGGTAATGGTGTTATGAGTGCTGTCGTCGTACATCACTGCATCGGCTGTGGCGCCCATCAACTGGGCCACGTTGACAGCGTCCGAGCCCACCAGGCCGGCAGCAACACCGGTGATCTGGCGAGTTTTGCCTTTAGATGCGTCGCCCACGCTGACTGCGCCAAGCGTACTTTTCCAGGTAGCGCTGGTATCGGTGGATGCCAATTTGGTTGACGGGTCGTACCCCGACACACCGGCAGCAGTGCTGGC
This region includes:
- a CDS encoding BPSL0761 family protein, which encodes MTLPSERTRSIVLARELLTQLEQDPAQREDVRSLAEQILRHYPSKGEVLLQGMIEESRPRSTGLSPFLSSVLTTHSLRTNETLWVRLRRRAAQALLTY
- a CDS encoding YadA-like family protein, coding for MNKVYRLVWNATLNAWVAASEIAKSHRKGGGLVGRVAAAAAAVVLALSGGEAMAYTVDPSSVVNLGAVADDGGNSKNTALGSGAVANAAGVGGSTAVGSAASATGLNSTAIGQKSSAVGASSVAIGDSAVVSNQLGVAIGASSNVSADYAIAIGDAASANSAFSIAMGWHAITGASLISGSSGGAIAIGDNAKAAGAGAVTLGYNASSADSGAAAVGYGANAGASYSSAFGSTAQATNGDATALGAGANATGVAATAVGRIAKAGGNASVAIGYGPSASGYTSFAGGTQSNASGDYSNALGYLAQSTASGSIAVGTMANAAGTNSVAIGRVASASVNSGVAMGASSVASTASGVAGYVPVGANAAQSAAINSTKSTYGSASVGDAASNVYRQINGVAAGTQNSDAVNVAQLKAVPIAHYYSVNDNGTAGSNYNNDGASGVNALAAGIGATATGSSGLAMGNTAKSTNNDSIAVGHNAVASSANPAHSDMVAIGLSANASSDHALAIGTSASATSNNTTAVGVSALASGPAATALGHSSSASGSYSTAIGSGANASKGSAVAIGYGSKGAGDNSAAIGYQAATSATNALAIGNSANAQTGATSGIAIGNAAMVSGGAVNAVALGSGATTSAVDGVALGAGSVASTAAGVSGYDPSTKLASTDTSATWKSTLGAVSVGDASKGKTRQITGVAAGLVGSDAVNVAQLMGATADAVMYDDSTHNTITLGGDTYDNSTHSGGTSITNVANGVKDSDAVNVSQLNDLANTPITFLGNTGSVDKKLGEAFVIQGAAATAGSYSGANLKTEVDANGNLQLQIADNAVFDSVTTGNTTISNDGLTIVGGPSVTTVGVDAGGLKITNVAPGDVNAGSTDAINGSQLNATNQQVDQNTTDISNVTTNINNGTIGPVQRTGTDQLSLIAAGGDASAPGVAQVLTNVADGAINSVSTDAINGSQLHDLASSTANALGGGSAVNADGSISAPTYFVDGTTINNVGDAITNIDGRVTQNTINITALQQDALQWNGSLGAYDASHGTADPQRITNVAAGELSDTSTDAVNGSQLYATNQQVNQNTTDISNVTNSINNINNGVAGPVQRTGTDQLSLIAAGGDAYAPGAAQVLTNVAAGAITDTSTDAINGSQLFATNQQVDANTTNISNLDGRVTNVEGDVTTLQSDVTNLGDHVENIYNTGTKYFHANSTGTDSMASGVDSVAIGMGAIASHDGSIALGAGSIADGSTLDSEAYLVGGKASGEVNIGERRITGLSAGAEDADAVNVAQLKAITSSSVADAVMYDNSTHSSITLGGDSYDNSTHIGGTTITNLANGVNDSDAVNVSQLNETNTQVANIDNRVTNVEGDVTTLQGDVTNLGDHVENIYNTGTKYFHANSTGTDSVASGVDSVAIGMGAVASHDGSIALGAGSVADGSTLGNQAYLVGGTATGEVNVGGRRVTGLSAGAEDTDAVNVAQLKQVSGAATEGSVKYDLNGDGTINYNSVTMGGSPYNSVTRTGGTKITNVARGVDDSDAVNMSQLNETNAQVTNIDGRVTTIEGSITNINNGGGIKYFHANSAKADSVASGADSIAIGPNAQASGKGSIAMGDGASATADGSVAMGQGASDNGRGAESYTGKYSNAANASVGTVSVGNAATGETRTISNVADGKEATDAVNLRQLDGAVAESKQYTDDSIHNVNTEIANVTTNVSNLDNRVTKVEGDVTNVQNGTDGMFQVNNTSRLPKPKATGSDSVAGGAGAEAVADNSTAIGSNAKAKGRNSVAIGANSVAQRDNSVSVGSAGAERQITNVAAGSADTDAVNVAQLNKSVGDITNNTNAYTDSVARGLRKDIDELDNDLSAGIAGAMAMASLPQPYSPGASMAAAGAGTYRGQGAVAVGVSRISDNGKWVTKLQGSTTTQGDVGVSVGVGYQW
- a CDS encoding outer membrane protein assembly factor BamE, with the protein product MNTFNAASVRTLVMTCAGLLLGACSTFSQVDDQGHSAAPRFPSVSESFRPQGSYVDLENLSKIQPGMSKGQLYELLGAPHFREGLFGVREWDYIFRFRRSGLADQVCQYKVLFDKEMQAQSFQFSPADCLDQLKPVVGSVAPHSDR